The following coding sequences are from one Rutidosis leptorrhynchoides isolate AG116_Rl617_1_P2 chromosome 11, CSIRO_AGI_Rlap_v1, whole genome shotgun sequence window:
- the LOC139877900 gene encoding cytochrome b561 domain-containing protein At4g18260: MHVFKNLLNISVMPASVLALDLLPFAVSASNEDNHLIIPAHKYMKQDYNHPKVSPRVIFEIQLHGILLWASMGFLMPLGVLIIRMFNKEECSPRKLKTVIYVHAILQVLAVLLACVGAILSVMSFENSFNNHHQRIGLALYAAILVQILAGLRRPKRGTRERTFWYVFHWIFGTAISLVGILNTYTGLKAYHKRTSMSARLWSILFTVEVTFMAFFYLFQEKWDYMHKQAEISAATAGDHHEPVVVITSDQVDIQKEVLSPQPSRKSNSLGNYFAKNNALKNLFQAT, encoded by the exons ATGCATGTTTTTAAAAACTTGCTAAATATTTCAGTTATGCCTGCAAGTGTTCTTGCACTTGATCTCTTACCTTTTGCTGTATCTGCTTCAAATGAAGATAATCATCTTATCATTCCTGCTCACAAATACATGAAACAAGATTATAATCACCCAAAG GTGAGTCCTCGTGTTATATTTGAAATACAACTTCATGGGATTTTATTGTGGGCTTCAATGGGATTTTTGATGCCACTTGGTGTACTCATCATAAGAATGTTTAACAAAGAAGAATGCAGCCCCAGAAAGCTTAAAACTGTCATATACGTGCATGCTATTCTGCAG GTACTCGCAGTGCTTCTTGCATGTGTAGGAGCCATTCTGTCTGTAATGAGCTTTGAAAACTCGTTCAACAACCATCACCAGCGAATAGGTCTGGCACTTTACGCTGCCATCTTGGTTCAAATCTTGGCCGGGTTGCGCAGACCTAAGAG GGGAACGAGAGAAAGAACGTTTTGGTATGTCTTTCATTGGATATTTGGGACAGCAATATCTCTAGTTGGGATTTTGAATACATATACAGGTCTAAAAGCATATCACAAAAGAACATCCATGAGTGCAAGGCTTTGGAGTATACTTTTCACAGTTGAGGTCACTTTCATGGCCTTTTTCTACCTTTTTCAAGAGAAATGGGATTACATGCACAAACAAGCTGAAATATCAGCAGCAACAGCAGGTGATCATCATGAACCAGTCGTGGTGATCACTTCTGATCAAGTGGACATTCAAAAGGAGGTTCTATCACCTCAGCCTTCTAGGAAGAGTAATTCATTAGGAAATTATTTCGCCAAAAATAACGCCTTGAAGAACTTATTTCAAGCTACCTGA